From a region of the Thermodesulfovibrionales bacterium genome:
- a CDS encoding CpsB/CapC family capsule biosynthesis tyrosine phosphatase has protein sequence MIDIHCHILPRIDDGPADISESIEMAKTACQDGITTIVATPHVRDALLPPQDIGAGVDALNRRLRDLDIPVTILRGADVNALIDPSLLKDYAVEATNYILLEFPHSHLPLQARSILFNMAAQGFRPIITHPERNSSVMNDPALLFDLLDSNCLVQITADSLTGGFGTDVRECAVYLLKRGIVNLIATDAHSNSRRRPVLSEGLKVAGEVIGRENAARLVTANPEAVVSGRSIYVP, from the coding sequence GACGATGGGCCGGCAGATATCTCGGAGTCAATCGAAATGGCGAAAACGGCCTGCCAGGATGGAATTACCACGATCGTGGCCACTCCCCATGTTCGCGATGCGCTGCTGCCTCCCCAGGATATAGGGGCTGGTGTGGACGCATTGAACCGCCGTCTCCGTGATCTCGATATCCCGGTAACGATACTTCGGGGGGCTGATGTGAACGCCCTCATCGACCCTTCGCTGCTGAAGGATTATGCGGTGGAGGCAACGAACTATATCCTTCTCGAATTCCCCCACAGTCATTTGCCCTTGCAGGCGAGGAGCATCCTCTTCAATATGGCGGCACAGGGGTTCCGTCCCATCATAACCCACCCCGAAAGAAATTCTTCGGTCATGAATGATCCCGCTCTGCTCTTCGATTTACTCGATTCGAACTGCCTTGTTCAGATAACCGCAGATTCTCTCACCGGAGGGTTCGGCACCGATGTGCGCGAGTGTGCCGTTTATCTCCTGAAGAGAGGCATCGTCAATCTGATTGCGACCGATGCTCATTCTAACAGCCGGCGCAGGCCGGTACTCTCCGAAGGACTCAAGGTTGCGGGGGAAGTGATAGGCAGAGAAAACGCCGCCAGGCTGGTAACAGCGAATCCGGAGGCAGTAGTATCGGGCAGATCGATCTATGTTCCGTAA